A region from the Rheinheimera mangrovi genome encodes:
- a CDS encoding DUF72 domain-containing protein: MLYLGCPVWANPQWKNLIFNSKLQPSDFLANYSRYFNSVEGNTSFYADPSAQTVTRWAEQSSENFLFTLKVPKRLSHQFQQFQAEELQLWLNLIAPLTNKLALVHLQLPAFFSPQNLSWLKQMLSSLCSSFAVAVEVRHPVFFDKAEHEITLNRLLRDFDAERVIFDSRALFSVPATNAALLDAQRKKPYLPVHAVALTKQPMLRFVGTDDMAVNQHYYQPWLGKVRQWLDEGKTPFCFFHSPDNLTAPVLARQFVMDLGIEHPILAPWAQDQTQLSLL, encoded by the coding sequence ATGCTTTATCTTGGCTGCCCGGTCTGGGCTAACCCTCAGTGGAAAAACCTGATATTTAACAGCAAACTGCAACCGTCCGACTTTCTTGCTAACTATAGTAGGTATTTCAACTCTGTAGAGGGCAATACCAGTTTTTATGCAGACCCATCGGCGCAAACTGTGACACGATGGGCCGAGCAAAGCAGCGAAAACTTTCTTTTTACCTTAAAAGTACCTAAGCGTTTAAGTCATCAGTTCCAGCAGTTTCAGGCGGAAGAATTGCAACTCTGGTTGAATTTGATCGCGCCTCTTACGAACAAACTCGCTTTGGTGCATTTGCAGCTGCCAGCCTTTTTTTCACCACAAAATTTAAGCTGGCTGAAACAGATGCTCAGCAGTTTATGCTCATCTTTTGCTGTGGCCGTTGAAGTGCGTCATCCGGTATTTTTTGATAAAGCAGAGCATGAAATCACCCTAAACCGTTTATTACGTGACTTCGATGCCGAGCGGGTGATATTTGACAGCAGAGCATTATTTTCTGTGCCAGCCACTAATGCAGCTTTGCTGGATGCGCAGCGCAAAAAGCCTTACCTGCCTGTGCATGCGGTGGCGTTAACGAAGCAGCCAATGCTGCGTTTTGTAGGCACGGACGATATGGCGGTGAATCAGCATTATTATCAGCCCTGGCTGGGTAAAGTGCGGCAGTGGCTGGATGAAGGAAAAACTCCTTTTTGTTTTTTCCATAGCCCGGATAATTTAACAGCGCCGGTTTTGGCGCGGCAGTTTGTAATGGATTTGGGTATAGAACACCCAATACTGGCGCCCTGGGCGCAGGATCAAACTCAGCTAAGCTTGCTTTGA
- the cmoA gene encoding carboxy-S-adenosyl-L-methionine synthase CmoA codes for MQKDHIYADPLGHIQDFCFDSAVVDVFPDMIQRSVPGYQTIIQTIGKLTSRFQQADSNYYDLGCSLGAASLAMRRQITEPGCQLIGVDNSAAMVERCTSHLQAFRSDVPATVLLADIRDIPMENAAMVVSNFTLQFLAKEDRARLIERIYKALKPGGIFVLSEKIIETDETTHELLIDLHHDFKRSNGYSELEISQKRTALENVMRPDSLAEHKARLSAAGFEHISLWFQCFNFCSMVAIKAEAQR; via the coding sequence ATGCAAAAAGATCATATTTACGCCGACCCTCTGGGCCATATTCAGGATTTTTGTTTTGACTCCGCCGTGGTAGATGTCTTTCCGGACATGATTCAACGCTCTGTGCCTGGCTATCAAACTATCATTCAGACCATAGGTAAACTGACCAGCCGTTTTCAGCAAGCTGACAGCAACTATTACGATTTGGGCTGCTCTTTGGGCGCCGCCAGTTTAGCCATGCGCCGCCAGATCACAGAACCTGGTTGTCAGTTGATTGGCGTCGATAACAGTGCCGCTATGGTCGAACGTTGCACCAGTCATTTACAGGCCTTTCGCTCTGACGTACCGGCTACTGTTCTACTAGCTGATATCCGCGATATTCCTATGGAAAACGCTGCGATGGTGGTCAGTAATTTCACCCTGCAGTTTTTAGCTAAAGAAGACAGAGCCCGCCTGATTGAGCGAATCTACAAAGCGCTCAAGCCTGGTGGTATTTTTGTATTGTCGGAAAAAATTATCGAAACTGATGAAACCACTCATGAGCTGTTGATTGATTTGCACCATGATTTTAAGCGCTCCAATGGCTATAGCGAGCTGGAGATCAGTCAAAAACGCACAGCACTTGAAAATGTAATGCGCCCTGACAGCCTGGCCGAACATAAAGCTCGACTGTCCGCTGCAGGTTTTGAACATATCAGTTTATGGTTCCAGTGTTTTAACTTCTGCTCTATGGTGGCCATTAAAGCAGAGGCGCAGCGATGA
- the cmoB gene encoding tRNA 5-methoxyuridine(34)/uridine 5-oxyacetic acid(34) synthase CmoB, whose translation MSRFQSFYQQIAGNKLLHWLETLPSQLKSWEQEALHGDFKQWQKVLDHLPVAAKSCVELKTKVEFGQPDELNDGQKQRLEFLLRQLMPWRKGPFTVHGLSIDTEWRSDWKWDRVLPHISPLQHRTVLDVGCGSGYHLWRMKGEGAEFVVGIDPSQLFYCQFEAIKHFNPDPTVHLLPVGIDDMPALKAFDTVFSMGVLYHRRSPIDFLAQLKQQLRPGGELVLETLVIEGDEQAVLVPTDRYAKMRNVWFIPSTAALLLWLQRVGFKDAKVVDLSVTSLDEQRKTSWMENESLIDFLDPTDHSKTIEGYPAPLRAVIVAQV comes from the coding sequence ATGAGCCGTTTTCAGAGTTTTTATCAACAAATAGCAGGCAATAAACTACTGCACTGGCTGGAGACCCTGCCCTCTCAGCTGAAAAGCTGGGAACAAGAGGCTTTACATGGTGACTTTAAGCAGTGGCAAAAAGTACTGGATCACTTGCCTGTTGCAGCCAAAAGCTGTGTCGAACTAAAAACTAAAGTCGAATTTGGCCAGCCAGATGAGCTGAATGATGGCCAAAAACAACGCCTGGAATTCTTGTTACGCCAGTTAATGCCATGGCGCAAAGGCCCTTTTACAGTGCATGGGTTAAGCATAGATACAGAATGGCGCTCCGACTGGAAATGGGACCGAGTATTGCCTCATATCAGCCCACTTCAACACAGAACAGTGCTGGATGTCGGCTGTGGCAGTGGTTATCACTTGTGGCGCATGAAAGGCGAAGGAGCAGAGTTTGTTGTAGGCATAGACCCTTCACAGCTGTTTTATTGCCAATTTGAAGCTATTAAACATTTTAATCCTGATCCTACAGTGCATTTATTGCCGGTCGGCATAGACGATATGCCGGCCCTAAAAGCTTTTGATACCGTTTTTTCAATGGGCGTGTTGTATCACCGTCGCTCCCCCATCGACTTTTTAGCCCAATTAAAACAGCAACTGCGCCCTGGTGGCGAACTGGTACTGGAAACCTTAGTGATTGAAGGCGATGAGCAAGCCGTATTAGTGCCCACAGATCGCTACGCAAAAATGCGGAATGTCTGGTTTATCCCAAGCACTGCAGCTTTATTACTTTGGCTGCAGCGGGTTGGATTTAAAGACGCCAAAGTGGTGGATTTGTCGGTGACCAGTCTGGATGAACAACGCAAAACCAGCTGGATGGAAAACGAAAGTCTGATTGATTTTCTTGACCCA